The genomic window CCTTGAGTTACCCAAGAACTTTGCATATTTTTGAAATTATCTAAATATAATCTTGCAACTGCTAATAATCTTAAATATCTATTTGATGATTGAGGTTTTATATCTGGGATTTCAGCTTTTAACTGAGTATTAGCTCCTTGAAAAGACCACATAATAAAGGCTCTAAATCCACCTGTTTTATCCTGTAAATTTCTAAGTAATTCCCAATGTTCAATAATTTCTTCATCAGTTTCAACTGTTCCAAACATCATAGTAGCTGTTGTTTTCATGCCAATTGAGTGAGCAAGTTCATGAACTTCAATCCATTCAAGACTATCCATTTTATTTGGAGCTATTATATCCCTTACTCTATCACTTAAAATTTCAGCTCCAGCTCCTGGAATTGAGCTTAAACCTTTTACTTGAAGTCTTTTTAAAACCTCTAAAATAGAAATTTTAGATACTTTTGCAATATATTTAATTTCAATTGCAGAAAATCCATGAATAGTAATTTGAGGATATTTTGTATGAATATGATCAACCAATTCTTCATAATAATCAATTTTTAATTTTGGATGAACTCCACCTTGAAAAAGAATCTGCGTTCCACCAATTTCTAATAATTCATCAATTTTTTGATCAATTTCATCAAATTTTAAGACATAAGAGTCTTCGTCTCGTCCATGTCTATAAAAAGCACAAAACTTACAATCAACCCAACAAACATTAGTATAATTAATATTTCTATCTACTATAAAAGATGTAGTTTTACTAGGATGAAGTTGATTTTTTCTATTTGTTGCTAATTCTCCTAATTCTAATAAAGATGCATTTTTAATTAATTCTAATGCATCTTTATTTGTTAATCTTTTGTTTATATCAATTTGCATCTTTTTAACCATTAAAAACTTGAACCTAATGAGAATTCAAATGATGAAGTATCATCACCTGCTTCTGCATCAAGAGCATGAGCAAATATTAACTGTAGTGGCCCCATTGGAGAAATCCATTCTAATAATGCACCTGTTCCAGATCTTTTTACATCATTAAATGTATCTTGACCAATCATTCCATAATCATAGAATAATCCCCATCTCATTTTTGCACTTGGAATTAATGGGAAACTCATTTCAACAGAGTTTGCCCAAAGATTTTTATATGGATCTGTTTGATATCCTGTTTCATTAGATGGGAATGCATAAGATTTATATCCTCTTAAAGTTTTAGCTCCACCAAGATATAAAGAATCCCCTTGATTTATTTGTCCATTATCTACTAGAATTTTCATTTGAGTTTTAAGTCTTAAAACCCAATCAAGTTCAGTTAAATCTTCTAAAGAGTAAAAATATTTTGCATAAGTACTTGATTTAAGATATTTAGAATCTCCACCAACTCCAGCATATTCAAGTGAAGTTCCAGCTTTTATTCCTTCTCTTGGCATATAAAAATCATCTGTATTATCAAAATTTAAATAAGGAGTGATTGAACTTGAAATATAATCTTGAGAATCATATAATTTATTTTTTTCTTTAAATGCATCATCTTTTAGTTCATATTTTGTTAGAAAATCTGAGTCGTAATCATAATCTTCGCTTACGAAATCAAGTTTATATCTAGCTCCCGCATATAAATCTCTAACTATTTGTTTTCCAACAGCAACTGAAAATCCTTGTGTTTTAATTGTTGAATCATATTTATCTCTATTAATTTCAGATTCACTATTATGTATTTCAACTTCACCATTATAATCACTATCATTAATTGCAGGATTTTTTAAACTAATTTCAAATCTACTTGTTCTTGCTGATAAATCTGCACTTAAACCTAGCCCTAATCCTGAACCAAACATATTTGCTTCATTTATTGAACCATTTACCATTAATTTATCATAAGAACCATATCCACCACCAAGCATCAGTGACCCAGTAGCAGCTTCAGTAACTTTTACAACAATATCAAGTTTTTCATCACTAATTCTTTTTTCTTCAATAACAACATTTTCAAAAAATCTTGATCTTTTTAATTTATTAGTTGAATCTTTAAAATCTGTTAAATTATACAAATCTCCAGGTGCTAAATAAACATCCCTTCTTACAACTCTGTCAAGTGTTTTTGTATTTCCTGATATTTTCACATCATTAATATAAACTTTTTTACCTGGTACTACATTATAAACAACATCAACTTTTTGATTTTTTTCATCTTTTATTAAATCAAATTTAACATCAACAAAAGCATAACCTTTATCAGCTACTTGAGTTCTTATATATTCTTGGTCAGCTCTTAATTTTTTAATATTAAAAGTATTACCAACAATCAATTTAAGTTCAGGGTAAATTGTTTCAGGATCAACAATTGAAGAATCTAAATATATTTTAATATTATTAGTTGTATATTTTGTACCTTCAGTAACAAAAAAATCTAATTTAGCTTGATCTGAAGCAAAATCGATATCTAAAAATGGCTCTTTTACTTGCGCATCTAAATAACCTTTTTCAAAATACAATTCATTAATTCTTTTTGAATCATATTTTAATTGATCAATTTTTACTTCACCATCATTTTGTCCAAACCACCAAGAAGCAAACTCTTTTTCTTTATTTGCTGTAACGTGATCAAAATCATCTTGCTCTAAAGCACTAGCTCCATGATAATTTGCTTTTTTAATGATGATTTCATCACCTTTATTTACATTAAAAGTTATCTTTATAGCTTTATCATTTATATTTTCAATTTCAGTTTCTACAACTGAATTTATAAATCCTTCGCTTTCTAACATACTTAAGAGTTTTTCTTTCGCTTCTTTAACTCTTTTTTCTGTATACATAGCACCTTTTTTTAGATTTATGGCAGTTCTAACTGCATCAAGATCTTCAGCTCTTGATTTATAACCTTTTATATCAACATTTGAAATTGATGGTTTTTCTTTGAAGACAAATTTTAAAATTCCATTTTCATTTGAAACAGTTATATCATCAAAATAACCAAATTTATAAAACTTAAGTAGTGCACTATTAAGTTTTTCATTATTAAGTTCATCACCAACTTTCATTGATAATGTTTCATTTAAAATTTCTGGAGATAACTTATTTACATCTTTGTATTCTATAGATTTTATTGTATCTGCGCTTAGTGCCGCTGCACAAGCTAAAGAAAATAGTACGACTTTATTTTTCACAACTATCCTTAATTTCATTATAGGTCAATAATATACCTAAATATAGTTTATATAAATATTAAGATATAATCTTATTTCAAATTATTAGAAGGGTTATATTTTGAATATAGGTATTATTGGTTTAGGACTGATGGGTGGTTCTTTGGCAAAAGCTGTAAAAAGATATGGTATTGCAAAGAAAGTCTATGGTTTTACAAACAGTGAAAAAAATAAAAAAGATATTTTAGATTTAAATTTAGTTGATGAATTGGTTGATTTAGAAACATTAAAAAAAGTTTCAGATGTAATTATTTTGGCAATTCCAGTTGATGCAATAATTGGAATGTTTCCAAACTTTTTAGATATTGATGAAAATACAACTATAATTGATATGGGTTCTACAAAAGGGTATATTGTAAAAAATATTCCAGCAAAAATAAGAAAAAATTTTATTGCAGCTCATCCAATGACTGGAACAGAAAAATCTGGTCCAAAAGCTGCAATTGATGATTTATATGAAGGTAAAACAGTTGTTTTTTGTGATTTAGAAGATAATGGTAATTTACATGTTAATAAAGCTTTTAAAATTTTTCAAGCAATAGGTATGAGAATAGTTGTAATGGACAGTAATCAACATGATATTCATGCCTGTTTTATGTCCCATTTACCTCATATTTTATCTTTTTCTTTAGCAAATACAGTTATGAGTCATGAAGATCCAAAATCAATTATTGCTCTTGCTGCTGGTGGATTTAAAGATATGAGTAGAATAGCAAAGTCAAGTCCTAGAATGTGGGGAGATATTTTTAAACAAAATAAAAAGAATCTTTTAGCTTCTATTGATTTGTTTGAAAGTCAACTACAAAATGCAAGAAAAATGGTTGAGGAAGATAATTATGAAGATTTAGAGAAATGGATGAAAAAAGCAAATACTCTACATGAGATACTATAAATATAGTATCTCTTTTTAATTTATATTATTTATTGCTTCATAAACTTTAATTGCTTGGAAATGCTCTTTTACATCATGGCATCTAATAATTGAAGCTCCATTTCTAATTGATTCTAAATGAATAGCTAATGTTCCTGCAAGTCTATCTTCAATAGAAGCTGGAGTTATCATATTAATCATAGATTTTCTACTCGCACCAATTAAAAGTTCATATCCAAAATGAGAAAAATGTTCTAGATTTTTTAGTAATAATAAATTATGTTCTAATGTTTTTCCAAATCCAATTCCCACATCTAAAACAATATTTTTTATTCCAAAACTTTGGGCTTTTTCAATTTGATTTTTTAAATAAGAATCTATTTCTAAAATCACATTTTCATAAAAAGGTTCTTTTTGCATTAAAGTAGGGTCATTTTGCATATGCATGATAACAACTTGAGCATTGTAACTTGAAGCAATTTTGCAAACTTCATCATTTTCTAGACCTGTAATATCATTTACAATTTTAAAACCATGATTTAAAACATAATCAATTACTTTTGGAGAATAAGAATCAATTGAGAAATCAACTTTTTCATAATATTTATTTTTATAAATCGTATCAACTATGTCTTTAATTCTCAGCAATTCGACATCTTCTTCAACTGCAATACTTCCAGGTCTACTTGAAACTGCGCCAATATCAATAATATTTGCGCCATCTTTAATCATTTTCTCGATTAGAAAAGAGGCTTGTGAATTATCAAATCTACTATTTTTAAAAAATGAGTCTTCATTTGCATTTAAAACACCCATTATTTTAGTTTTAAAATCATTTTCTCTAACATAATCTTTTAATGTTTTTGCTAACTCTTTTAAACCAAAAGGCTGGGCTAGCTCTTTTTTAGATAGAGTTTCAAAATGTTTTGTAGTTCCTATTAAAACAGCATCCACATATTTGTCTTTGGCAATTATCACTCCACATGGAACGGCTAAATCAGCACCAATAGATAAGGCATCTTGTTTTAAAATATTTGCAGCACCAACATGTAAATCTTTTATATATAAAGTATGAAGTTTTGATTTTTTAGATAAAATTGAAATTCCACCGCTATCACAACCTAAATTTTTATAAAAATTTTTAGTGTCATTGATTGATATTTTATATGTTTGCATATAAAACCTTTTTAATGTTTATTTTTTTGATTAGCCAAAGATAAAAGTAGGGTAGTTAGCACATTTATTGGTCGTGAATTTAACTCTAATAGTTTTATAGCCTTTGAAAAAAACTCTAATTGATTTCTAGAAAGCTTAATTTTTTGGTTATTAACTTTTATTAAAATTGTTTCAACAATATCTTTTGCTTCATTTTTTGAAATCTTTTGATTATCTTTTAAAAAATTGTATATATCTTTTAAATCTAATTTGTTTAAATCTAATAAAGATTCAGCTTTTAAAATAGATTTTTTTAGATATTTATATGGTAATCTTGAATAAATAGTTGGTAATAATGATGATTTTGAATTTGTAATGATTATAAAAACAACATTTTTAGGTGGTTCTTCTAAAATCTTTAATAAAGAGTTTTGAGCTTCTTTTCTAAAAGTTGTTCCACATAAAAAAATATATTTTTTTTCACTTGATGCAATATATGCTTCTTTTATTGCTAAAGTTGCTTGAAGTAACAAAAATTCTTCTTTCTCTTCATTTTTAATAACTCTAACAGAATGAAGGGGATAACATGGCAATATTTCACTTAACGTTGCATCAATATCATTAACTATTAATATAGATGAATTATCAATAAAATTCATCTATTAGTTTTCAATATTTATTTCAGCAAATAGCGTAGCACTTACTGATTTATTATATAGTCTAAACATTTGTAAAAGTTTCATATCTAAAGCTTCATCATTTGATTTTAAATTAAATGCATCTTGTTTTTCTTCATCAAATAACCATAAAAAAGAGTGTTTAGATACTTTTGGAATCACAGCTCTTACATCTTGACTTCTTCCTATATACCAAAAACAGTATCCATTAGGAAAAGAGATAGTCAACATATCTTTTATATGAGAAATATCTTCATCAGATTTTACATTATCAATATATCTATAGAAAGATTTAAAATCATAATAAGGTAAAAAAGGTCTGTTTAGTTTTACTGAATTGATATTTCCTAAAATATATTCCATAAACCACTCTCGTTCTTTATCCGTAACAATAATTATAGAGAAACCTCTCTCTAACAAATTATAGATATTTTTTGAAACTAATGGAGTCCATTCATATTTTTTCTCTTCCAACCAAGGAGATATTAACCTATCTTCCCTGATTGTATCAACAGTCCAATTTAAAAATTCTTGCACTACTATTTATCCAAGTTATAAACATCGTGTAAAGCTCGAACTGCTAATTCTGCGTATTTTAAATCAACAATCATAGAAATTTTAATTTCACTTGTTGAAATAATTCTGATATTAATATTTTCATTTGCCATTGCTGTAAATGCTTTTGATGCAACACCAGTATGAGATTTCATACCAACACCAACAACTGAAACTTTACAAATAGCTTCATTGTAATCAATATTTTTAGCTTGTTCTTTAAATTTTTCCATAACTTTTTTGCAAAGTTCAAAATCTGTAGTTGGAATTGTAAAATCTAAATCAGTTGTTCCATCTAGTCCTCTTGTTTGAACTATCATATCAACATTTATATCTGCATCTGCAAGTGAAGTAAAAATCGAAGCTGCAATTCCTGGTTTATCAGTAACTCCATACATTCCTACTCTAATTTGATTTTTATCTAAAGCAATTCCACTTACAATTGGTTTTTCCATTATATTTTCTTCCTTTGTTATTAATGTACCTTCAACTTCTGGCGTAAAGCTGCTTCTTGATACTAAATTTACATCTAATTTTTTCGCCATTTCAACTGATCTATTTTGTAAAACTTTTGCACCTAATGATGCTAATTCTAACATTTCATCGTATGAAATTTTTTCTAATTTCTTTGCTTTTGGTTCTATTCTAGGATCTGTTGTGTAAATACCATCAACATCTGTATATATTTCACAAACATCTGCTTTAATTGCACCAGCAATTGCAACAGCTGTTAAATCTGAACCACCTCGACCAAGAGTTGAAACTCTTAAAGTATCTTGTACAACACCTTGAAAACCAGCTACGATAATAATATTTCCATCTTTTATAGCTTCTTTCATTTGTGTTGTATCAATAGACTCAATTCTAGCTTTCGTGTGAGCATTATCAGTAATAATTCCAGCTTGTCTTCCACTCATTGACATAGCTTTATATCCCATTTCATTTAATGCTATTGATAATAGTGCAGAAGTAACTCTTTCACCTGAACTTAAAAGCATATCAATTTCATCAACTTTTGGAGTTTTTGAATAATATTCAGCATATTCTATTAATTTATTTGTTTCTCCACTCATAGCAGAAACTACAGCAATAACATC from Arcobacter venerupis includes these protein-coding regions:
- a CDS encoding dehypoxanthine futalosine cyclase, producing the protein MVKKMQIDINKRLTNKDALELIKNASLLELGELATNRKNQLHPSKTTSFIVDRNINYTNVCWVDCKFCAFYRHGRDEDSYVLKFDEIDQKIDELLEIGGTQILFQGGVHPKLKIDYYEELVDHIHTKYPQITIHGFSAIEIKYIAKVSKISILEVLKRLQVKGLSSIPGAGAEILSDRVRDIIAPNKMDSLEWIEVHELAHSIGMKTTATMMFGTVETDEEIIEHWELLRNLQDKTGGFRAFIMWSFQGANTQLKAEIPDIKPQSSNRYLRLLAVARLYLDNFKNMQSSWVTQGSYIGQLALKFGANDLGSTMMEENVVKAAGAANRMNQEEMIRLIKDIGENPAKRNTAYEILERF
- the bamA gene encoding outer membrane protein assembly factor BamA; the protein is MKNKVVLFSLACAAALSADTIKSIEYKDVNKLSPEILNETLSMKVGDELNNEKLNSALLKFYKFGYFDDITVSNENGILKFVFKEKPSISNVDIKGYKSRAEDLDAVRTAINLKKGAMYTEKRVKEAKEKLLSMLESEGFINSVVETEIENINDKAIKITFNVNKGDEIIIKKANYHGASALEQDDFDHVTANKEKEFASWWFGQNDGEVKIDQLKYDSKRINELYFEKGYLDAQVKEPFLDIDFASDQAKLDFFVTEGTKYTTNNIKIYLDSSIVDPETIYPELKLIVGNTFNIKKLRADQEYIRTQVADKGYAFVDVKFDLIKDEKNQKVDVVYNVVPGKKVYINDVKISGNTKTLDRVVRRDVYLAPGDLYNLTDFKDSTNKLKRSRFFENVVIEEKRISDEKLDIVVKVTEAATGSLMLGGGYGSYDKLMVNGSINEANMFGSGLGLGLSADLSARTSRFEISLKNPAINDSDYNGEVEIHNSESEINRDKYDSTIKTQGFSVAVGKQIVRDLYAGARYKLDFVSEDYDYDSDFLTKYELKDDAFKEKNKLYDSQDYISSSITPYLNFDNTDDFYMPREGIKAGTSLEYAGVGGDSKYLKSSTYAKYFYSLEDLTELDWVLRLKTQMKILVDNGQINQGDSLYLGGAKTLRGYKSYAFPSNETGYQTDPYKNLWANSVEMSFPLIPSAKMRWGLFYDYGMIGQDTFNDVKRSGTGALLEWISPMGPLQLIFAHALDAEAGDDTSSFEFSLGSSF
- a CDS encoding prephenate dehydrogenase; protein product: MNIGIIGLGLMGGSLAKAVKRYGIAKKVYGFTNSEKNKKDILDLNLVDELVDLETLKKVSDVIILAIPVDAIIGMFPNFLDIDENTTIIDMGSTKGYIVKNIPAKIRKNFIAAHPMTGTEKSGPKAAIDDLYEGKTVVFCDLEDNGNLHVNKAFKIFQAIGMRIVVMDSNQHDIHACFMSHLPHILSFSLANTVMSHEDPKSIIALAAGGFKDMSRIAKSSPRMWGDIFKQNKKNLLASIDLFESQLQNARKMVEEDNYEDLEKWMKKANTLHEIL
- the folP gene encoding dihydropteroate synthase encodes the protein MQTYKISINDTKNFYKNLGCDSGGISILSKKSKLHTLYIKDLHVGAANILKQDALSIGADLAVPCGVIIAKDKYVDAVLIGTTKHFETLSKKELAQPFGLKELAKTLKDYVRENDFKTKIMGVLNANEDSFFKNSRFDNSQASFLIEKMIKDGANIIDIGAVSSRPGSIAVEEDVELLRIKDIVDTIYKNKYYEKVDFSIDSYSPKVIDYVLNHGFKIVNDITGLENDEVCKIASSYNAQVVIMHMQNDPTLMQKEPFYENVILEIDSYLKNQIEKAQSFGIKNIVLDVGIGFGKTLEHNLLLLKNLEHFSHFGYELLIGASRKSMINMITPASIEDRLAGTLAIHLESIRNGASIIRCHDVKEHFQAIKVYEAINNIN
- a CDS encoding DNA polymerase III subunit delta'; amino-acid sequence: MNFIDNSSILIVNDIDATLSEILPCYPLHSVRVIKNEEKEEFLLLQATLAIKEAYIASSEKKYIFLCGTTFRKEAQNSLLKILEEPPKNVVFIIITNSKSSLLPTIYSRLPYKYLKKSILKAESLLDLNKLDLKDIYNFLKDNQKISKNEAKDIVETILIKVNNQKIKLSRNQLEFFSKAIKLLELNSRPINVLTTLLLSLANQKNKH
- a CDS encoding HobA family DNA replication regulator gives rise to the protein MQEFLNWTVDTIREDRLISPWLEEKKYEWTPLVSKNIYNLLERGFSIIIVTDKEREWFMEYILGNINSVKLNRPFLPYYDFKSFYRYIDNVKSDEDISHIKDMLTISFPNGYCFWYIGRSQDVRAVIPKVSKHSFLWLFDEEKQDAFNLKSNDEALDMKLLQMFRLYNKSVSATLFAEINIEN
- a CDS encoding aspartate kinase — its product is MLKVLKFGGTSVGTLDRIQNVANIIKKIKDQGHDVIAVVSAMSGETNKLIEYAEYYSKTPKVDEIDMLLSSGERVTSALLSIALNEMGYKAMSMSGRQAGIITDNAHTKARIESIDTTQMKEAIKDGNIIIVAGFQGVVQDTLRVSTLGRGGSDLTAVAIAGAIKADVCEIYTDVDGIYTTDPRIEPKAKKLEKISYDEMLELASLGAKVLQNRSVEMAKKLDVNLVSRSSFTPEVEGTLITKEENIMEKPIVSGIALDKNQIRVGMYGVTDKPGIAASIFTSLADADINVDMIVQTRGLDGTTDLDFTIPTTDFELCKKVMEKFKEQAKNIDYNEAICKVSVVGVGMKSHTGVASKAFTAMANENINIRIISTSEIKISMIVDLKYAELAVRALHDVYNLDK